One Gossypium hirsutum isolate 1008001.06 chromosome A11, Gossypium_hirsutum_v2.1, whole genome shotgun sequence genomic window carries:
- the LOC107936759 gene encoding 50S ribosomal protein L20 — MNKKEILKLAKGFRGRAKNCIRIARERVEKALQYSYRDRRNKKRDMRSLWIQSINAGTRQHGVNYGNFMHGLMKENIQLNRKVLSEISMHEPYSFRALVDISRNAFPGNKNVVLPTRKADVSINV; from the exons atgaaCAAGAAGGAGATATTAAAGTTGGCCAAGGGATTCAGGGGAAGGGCAAAGAACTGTATACGGATAGCAAGAGAACGGGTTGAGAAGGCCTTGCAGTATTCCTATAGAGATCGCAGAAACAAGAAGCGTGACATGCGTTCTTTATGGATTCAAAGCATCAATGCTGGCACTCGTCAACATGGG GTAAACTATGGTAACTTCATGCATGGACTGATGAAAGAGAACATACAATTGAACAGGAAAGTACTGTCTGAAATATCTATGCATGAACCATACAGTTTTAGGGCTCTCGTAGACATTTCCCGGAATGCCTTCCCCGGAAATAAAAATGTTGTGCTCCCTACAAGAAAAGCAGATGTTTCAATCAATGTATAA